One segment of Rosa chinensis cultivar Old Blush chromosome 6, RchiOBHm-V2, whole genome shotgun sequence DNA contains the following:
- the LOC112171452 gene encoding F-box protein At2g26160, producing the protein MAEEKFIGICASPLLMFSYSDPDSPSSQANIRELLNLTEDRPELNINKNQRCSYYSSLGCLMTISEDYKVNLLNPLDHHRAQIKLPDINMVKTSVEGINSGLMRRYDDMITKFVLSSNPFSSLECLVLVSYATATVTGWGFCRLGEDTWTYVAWTPILDLIYHNGQFYAMDFSGKILVCDVEDPKQPKTTILLSKKIPMVPMYGQTTSQSLYMVESAGALLVVLQSRPRIGSIETTRFKVFEVPFGREQGWEWSDLEVKNLENRSLFLGCESSSFSVDGSDYYSAGCKANCIYFNTKWWEWLSIPNSNFAPAVFIFNMEEEKVEQLSVPNILQAPLHTSWIQPQPPSS; encoded by the coding sequence ATGGCTGAAGAAAAGTTTATCGGAATTTGTGCATCTCCACTCCTTATGTTCTCATACTCGGACCCGGACAGTCCTAGTTCTCAAGCCAATATCCGTGAACTTTTAAACCTAACAGAAGATCGGCCGGAGCTAAATATCAATAAGAACCAGCGCTGTTCCTATTATTCTTCTCTAGGATGCTTGATGACTATATCTGAAGACTACAAGGTTAATTTGTTGAACCCTTTGGATCATCATCGTGCTCAAATCAAGCTACCAGATATTAACATGGTTAAAACTAGTGTTGAAGGGATTAACTCTGGACTGATGAGGAGGTATGACGATATGATTACCAAGTTTGTCTTATCGTCGAACCCTTTTTCGTCACTGGAATGCTTGGTTCTGGTAAGTTATGCGACTGCCACAGTTACCGGTTGGGGGTTTTGCAGACTAGGAGAAGATACATGGACGTACGTAGCCTGGACTCCAATACTCGATTTAATTTATCACAACGGGCAGTTTTATGCGATGGATTTTAGTGGCAAAATCTTGGTTTGTGATGTTGAAGACCCAAAGCAACCAAAGACAACTATTTTGCTATCAAAGAAGATACCAATGGTACCTATGTATGGGCAGACTACTAGTCAAAGCTTGTACATGGTAGAATCAGCAGGGGCCTTGTTGGTGGTTCTGCAATCTAGGCCAAGAATTGGATCAATTGAAACCACCAGGTTTAAGGTATTTGAGGTGCCGTTCGGTAGAGAACAGGGGTGGGAGTGGTCAGATTTGGAGGTAAAGAATTTGGAGAATAGAAGTCTATTCTTGGGATGTGAAAGTTCTTCATTCTCTGTTGATGGCTCAGACTACTACTCTGCAGGATGCAAAGCCAATTGCATATACTTCAACACTAAATGGTGGGAGTGGCTTTCAATTCCAAATTCAAACTTTGCTCCGGCTGTTTTTATCTTTAACATGGAAGAGGAAAAGGTGGAGCAACTTTCAGTACCTAATATTTTACAAGCCCCACTACATACTTCATGGATACAACCACAACCACCAAGTTCGTAG
- the LOC112173738 gene encoding UBX domain-containing protein 1 isoform X3: MAVPRVNKKLLQELESMGFPTARATRALHYSGTASLEACIDWIVDHENDPDIDQMPLVTVDIDIESPEPFHITEAMKIKAQELRDQTRKKSKEEEKKLELQMEREREKERIRSGKELMEAKQILEDNERKRNIVFRNSEKEEEKRARERIRWKLEQDKLERRVKLGLPPGHTASAKLSIPVRGEIQKSLPVQSVAKSEHIRERLRSLRRNHKDDDARVRRAFQTLLIYVGNVAKNPDQEKFRKIRLGNPSFLSWKFDWRNRVS; encoded by the exons ATGGCTGTTCCTCGAGTAAACAAGAAATTGCTTCAAGAGCTTGAATCAATGGGATTTCCCACAGCTCGGGCAACTCGGGCTCTTCATTATTCAG GTACTGCTAGCTTAGAGGCTTGTATAGACTGGATCGTTGATCACGAGAATGACCCGGACATTGATCAGATGCCCTTG GTAACAGTAGACATTGATATTGAATCTCCAGAGCCATTCCATATCACCGAGGCAATGAAAATAAAAGCACAAGAGTTAAG GGATCAAACACGCAAGAagagtaaagaagaagaaaagaaactgGAATTACAAATGGAACGAGAAAGAGAGAAG GAGAGGATTCGATCTGGTAAGGAACTCATGGAAGCAAAGCAAATCTTAGAAGACAATGAAAGAAAACG TAATATAGTGTTTCGGAATTCtgagaaagaggaagagaaacGAGCAAGAGAGAGAATTCGCTGGAAACTAGAACAAGATAAG TTAGAAAGAAGAGTTAAGCTTGGATTGCCACCAGGACACACAGCATCTGCGAAACTTTCTATACCTGTGAGGGGGGAAATCCag AAATCATTGCCTGTCCAATCTGTTGCAAAGTCAGAACATATAAGAGAGCGTTTAAGGTCTCTGAGGCGCAACCACAAG GATGATGATGCTAGAGTACGACGAGCCTTCCAAACTCTGCTGATTTATGTTGGAAATGTTGCAAAGAATCCCGATCAAGAAAAATTCCGGAAGATTAGACTCGGTAATCCGTCATTCTTG AGTTGGAAGTTTGATTGGAGGAATAGAGTTTCTTGA
- the LOC112173738 gene encoding UBX domain-containing protein 1 isoform X2, with protein MAVPRVNKKLLQELESMGFPTARATRALHYSGTASLEACIDWIVDHENDPDIDQMPLDLLWLNCSSAHRDQTRKKSKEEEKKLELQMEREREKERIRSGKELMEAKQILEDNERKRNIVFRNSEKEEEKRARERIRWKLEQDKLERRVKLGLPPGHTASAKLSIPVRGEIQKSLPVQSVAKSEHIRERLRSLRRNHKDDDARVRRAFQTLLIYVGNVAKNPDQEKFRKIRLGNPSFLDRVGSLIGGIEFLELCGFERTEAGEFLYLPRDKVDMATLYSAASELKSALTNPFFGLLSRDV; from the exons ATGGCTGTTCCTCGAGTAAACAAGAAATTGCTTCAAGAGCTTGAATCAATGGGATTTCCCACAGCTCGGGCAACTCGGGCTCTTCATTATTCAG GTACTGCTAGCTTAGAGGCTTGTATAGACTGGATCGTTGATCACGAGAATGACCCGGACATTGATCAGATGCCCTTG GATTTACTTTGGCTCAACTGTTCGTCTGCTCACAG GGATCAAACACGCAAGAagagtaaagaagaagaaaagaaactgGAATTACAAATGGAACGAGAAAGAGAGAAG GAGAGGATTCGATCTGGTAAGGAACTCATGGAAGCAAAGCAAATCTTAGAAGACAATGAAAGAAAACG TAATATAGTGTTTCGGAATTCtgagaaagaggaagagaaacGAGCAAGAGAGAGAATTCGCTGGAAACTAGAACAAGATAAG TTAGAAAGAAGAGTTAAGCTTGGATTGCCACCAGGACACACAGCATCTGCGAAACTTTCTATACCTGTGAGGGGGGAAATCCag AAATCATTGCCTGTCCAATCTGTTGCAAAGTCAGAACATATAAGAGAGCGTTTAAGGTCTCTGAGGCGCAACCACAAG GATGATGATGCTAGAGTACGACGAGCCTTCCAAACTCTGCTGATTTATGTTGGAAATGTTGCAAAGAATCCCGATCAAGAAAAATTCCGGAAGATTAGACTCGGTAATCCGTCATTCTTG GATAGAGTTGGAAGTTTGATTGGAGGAATAGAGTTTCTTGAGCTCTGTGGGTTTGAGAGAACTGAAGCAGGAGAGTTCTTGTATCTTCCTCGTGATAAGGTTGACATGGCCACATTATACTCCGCTGCTTCTGAACTGAAGTCTGCATTGACAAACCCTTTCTTTGGCCTTCTGTCTAGAGATGTGTAA
- the LOC112173738 gene encoding UBX domain-containing protein 1 isoform X1 yields the protein MAVPRVNKKLLQELESMGFPTARATRALHYSGTASLEACIDWIVDHENDPDIDQMPLVTVDIDIESPEPFHITEAMKIKAQELRDQTRKKSKEEEKKLELQMEREREKERIRSGKELMEAKQILEDNERKRNIVFRNSEKEEEKRARERIRWKLEQDKLERRVKLGLPPGHTASAKLSIPVRGEIQKSLPVQSVAKSEHIRERLRSLRRNHKDDDARVRRAFQTLLIYVGNVAKNPDQEKFRKIRLGNPSFLDRVGSLIGGIEFLELCGFERTEAGEFLYLPRDKVDMATLYSAASELKSALTNPFFGLLSRDV from the exons ATGGCTGTTCCTCGAGTAAACAAGAAATTGCTTCAAGAGCTTGAATCAATGGGATTTCCCACAGCTCGGGCAACTCGGGCTCTTCATTATTCAG GTACTGCTAGCTTAGAGGCTTGTATAGACTGGATCGTTGATCACGAGAATGACCCGGACATTGATCAGATGCCCTTG GTAACAGTAGACATTGATATTGAATCTCCAGAGCCATTCCATATCACCGAGGCAATGAAAATAAAAGCACAAGAGTTAAG GGATCAAACACGCAAGAagagtaaagaagaagaaaagaaactgGAATTACAAATGGAACGAGAAAGAGAGAAG GAGAGGATTCGATCTGGTAAGGAACTCATGGAAGCAAAGCAAATCTTAGAAGACAATGAAAGAAAACG TAATATAGTGTTTCGGAATTCtgagaaagaggaagagaaacGAGCAAGAGAGAGAATTCGCTGGAAACTAGAACAAGATAAG TTAGAAAGAAGAGTTAAGCTTGGATTGCCACCAGGACACACAGCATCTGCGAAACTTTCTATACCTGTGAGGGGGGAAATCCag AAATCATTGCCTGTCCAATCTGTTGCAAAGTCAGAACATATAAGAGAGCGTTTAAGGTCTCTGAGGCGCAACCACAAG GATGATGATGCTAGAGTACGACGAGCCTTCCAAACTCTGCTGATTTATGTTGGAAATGTTGCAAAGAATCCCGATCAAGAAAAATTCCGGAAGATTAGACTCGGTAATCCGTCATTCTTG GATAGAGTTGGAAGTTTGATTGGAGGAATAGAGTTTCTTGAGCTCTGTGGGTTTGAGAGAACTGAAGCAGGAGAGTTCTTGTATCTTCCTCGTGATAAGGTTGACATGGCCACATTATACTCCGCTGCTTCTGAACTGAAGTCTGCATTGACAAACCCTTTCTTTGGCCTTCTGTCTAGAGATGTGTAA
- the LOC112171451 gene encoding F-box protein At2g26160 has product MAEEKFIGICASPLFMFSYSDPDSPSSQANIRELLNLTEDRPELNINKNQRCSYYSSLGCLMTISEDYKVNLLNPLDHHRAQIKLPDINMVKTSVEGINSGLMRWYDDMITKFVLSSNPFSSLECLVLVSYATATVTGWGFCRLGEDTWTYVAWTPILDLIYHNGQFYAMDCSGKILVCDVEDPKQPKTTILLSKKIPMVPMYGQTTSQSLYMVESAGALLVVLQSRPRIGSIETTRFKVFEVPFGRDQAWEWSDLEVKNLENRSLFLGCESSSFSVDGSDYCSAGCKANCIYFNTKWWEWLSIPNSNFAPAVFIFNMEDEKVEQLSVPNILQAPLPTSWIQPQPPSS; this is encoded by the coding sequence ATGGCTGAAGAAAAGTTTATCGGAATCTGTGCATCTCCACTCTTTATGTTCTCATACTCGGACCCGGACAGTCCTAGTTCTCAAGCCAATATCCGTGAACTTTTAAACCTAACAGAAGATCGGCCGGAGCTAAATATCAATAAGAACCAGCGCTGTTCCTATTATTCTTCTCTAGGATGCTTGATGACTATATCTGAAGACTACAAGGTTAATTTGTTGAACCCTTTGGATCATCATCGTGCTCAAATCAAGCTACCAGATATTAACATGGTTAAAACTAGTGTTGAAGGGATTAACTCTGGACTGATGAGGTGGTATGACGATATGATTACCAAGTTTGTCTTATCGTCGAACCCTTTTTCGTCACTGGAATGCTTGGTTCTGGTAAGTTATGCGACTGCCACAGTTACCGGTTGGGGGTTTTGCAGACTAGGAGAAGATACATGGACGTACGTAGCCTGGACTCCAATACTCGATTTAATTTATCACAACGGGCAGTTTTATGCGATGGACTGTAGTGGCAAAATCTTGGTTTGTGATGTTGAAGACCCAAAGCAACCAAAGACAACTATTTTACTATCAAAGAAGATACCAATGGTACCTATGTATGGGCAGACTACTAGTCAAAGCTTGTACATGGTAGAATCAGCAGGGGCCTTGTTGGTGGTTCTGCAATCTAGGCCAAGAATTGGATCAATTGAAACCACCAGGTTTAAGGTATTTGAGGTGCCGTTCGGTAGAGACCAGGCGTGGGAGTGGTCAGATTTGGAGGTAAAGAATTTGGAGAATAGAAGTCTATTCTTGGGATGTGAAAGTTCTTCATTCTCTGTTGATGGCTCAGACTACTGCTCTGCAGGATGCAAAGCCAATTGCATATACTTCAACACTAAATGGTGGGAGTGGCTTTCAATTCCAAATTCAAACTTTGCTCCGGCTGTTTTTATCTTTAACATGGAAGATGAAAAGGTGGAGCAACTTTCAGTACCTAATATTTTACAAGCCCCACTACCTACTTCATGGATACAACCACAACCACCAAGTTCATAG